A window from Vulcanimicrobium alpinum encodes these proteins:
- a CDS encoding TonB family protein: MASNNAPKPPVVTAERAKNFLAYGFLISIVLHLLVGPFIKFQRTQTEEEQPQKVTVVRVPTPPPTPPPTPTPKPTLPPTPPPKSTPPPKQTPAPQQPKIKINTQKTETKSNTGPTETTNKYTTGNTQGIPQGQGTAAPSTAPPATPAPATATPRPTPTPLACARPNVPAGTDHAVEPDMPAMAQQQGVQGDVQVVVSLNENDKVTNASVRSSPSALLNQAALSAARQSTFHTEIRDCKKIAADYIFVVTFSSQ; this comes from the coding sequence ATGGCGAGCAACAATGCCCCCAAGCCTCCGGTGGTCACCGCCGAGCGGGCGAAGAATTTCCTTGCCTACGGCTTCCTGATCTCGATCGTGCTGCATCTGCTCGTCGGTCCGTTCATCAAGTTCCAGCGGACGCAGACGGAAGAAGAGCAGCCGCAGAAAGTGACGGTCGTGCGCGTTCCGACGCCGCCGCCGACCCCGCCGCCGACGCCGACGCCCAAGCCGACGCTTCCGCCGACGCCGCCGCCGAAGTCGACGCCGCCGCCCAAGCAGACGCCGGCCCCGCAGCAGCCGAAGATCAAGATTAACACGCAAAAGACCGAGACCAAGTCGAACACCGGTCCGACCGAAACGACCAACAAATACACGACCGGCAACACGCAGGGGATCCCGCAGGGTCAAGGGACTGCCGCGCCGTCGACGGCGCCGCCCGCAACGCCCGCGCCTGCGACGGCGACGCCGAGGCCTACGCCGACCCCGCTCGCCTGCGCGCGGCCGAACGTCCCGGCGGGAACCGACCACGCGGTCGAACCCGACATGCCGGCGATGGCGCAGCAGCAGGGCGTGCAGGGCGACGTGCAAGTCGTCGTCTCGCTCAACGAGAACGACAAGGTAACCAATGCCAGCGTGCGCAGTTCACCGAGCGCCCTGCTCAACCAGGCTGCTCTCTCCGCCGCGCGCCAGTCGACGTTCCACACCGAGATTCGCGACTGCAAGAAGATCGCCGCCGACTACATCTTCGTCGTCACCTTCAGCTCGCAGTAA
- a CDS encoding ExbD/TolR family protein, with amino-acid sequence MAVTTGQGEEEVMSTINITPFTDVLLVLLIIFIILASVIKEPKLPDAKNKTKVHPSQIVVLVDEKNRVQIGSSVVNETEAKQQFAQLVKSTGSGLKTVIIKADPKASFGTILRVMDAAKSANLTTFGLANHIEGLPEGQTGG; translated from the coding sequence GTGGCCGTCACCACCGGACAAGGCGAAGAAGAAGTGATGTCGACGATCAACATCACGCCGTTCACGGACGTGCTGTTGGTCCTCCTGATCATCTTCATCATCCTCGCCTCGGTCATCAAAGAGCCGAAGCTGCCCGACGCGAAGAACAAGACAAAAGTTCATCCGTCGCAGATCGTCGTGCTCGTCGACGAGAAGAACCGCGTGCAGATCGGTTCCAGCGTCGTCAACGAGACGGAAGCGAAACAGCAGTTCGCGCAGCTCGTCAAATCGACGGGCTCCGGCTTGAAGACCGTGATCATCAAAGCCGATCCGAAAGCGAGCTTCGGGACGATCTTGCGCGTGATGGACGCGGCCAAATCGGCAAACCTGACGACCTTCGGCCTGGCCAACCACATCGAAGGGCTGCCCGAAGGACAGACGGGAGGCTGA
- a CDS encoding ExbD/TolR family protein, translating to MSMVSASQDDEVMAEINITPFTDVLLVLLIIFMILAALSAPPGFEKQLPDKNDNTPQQQQKKTDDIEVLVNETGVIYIDGKRTDVQHIYADMSDVQHRKGNKHVSLTADVKAPYGTIIRILDAAKIAGLEDVGFVTS from the coding sequence ATGAGCATGGTCTCTGCGTCGCAAGACGACGAAGTCATGGCCGAGATCAACATCACGCCCTTCACCGACGTGCTGCTGGTGCTCCTCATCATCTTCATGATCCTCGCGGCGCTCTCCGCGCCGCCCGGCTTCGAGAAGCAGCTGCCCGACAAGAACGACAACACCCCGCAGCAGCAGCAGAAGAAGACCGACGACATCGAGGTCCTCGTCAACGAGACGGGCGTCATTTACATCGACGGCAAGCGTACCGACGTGCAGCACATCTACGCCGACATGTCGGACGTGCAGCATCGCAAGGGCAACAAGCACGTCTCGCTCACGGCCGATGTCAAAGCACCCTACGGGACGATCATTCGCATCCTTGATGCGGCGAAGATCGCCGGGCTCGAAGACGTCGGTTTCGTCACCTCGTAA
- a CDS encoding MotA/TolQ/ExbB proton channel family protein, producing MDIFSGFLTTINQGGFAMYALLVLSIVAVAIVIERLLFFSSQHSDSKGLLKAIGDRIAADDLPGAITICRQNKGMLPKILEFGLQRGEKNRADITDALSIALMENLNSLERNLGVIGTIAVIAPFVGLFGTVLGIIRAFQDIALKGNSTPAVVAAGVSEALITTAAGLFVAVVSVIFFNYFKTRIKAYNQEMIVASNQLAEMLHFHNTGAAIPTDLYQPAK from the coding sequence GTGGATATTTTCAGCGGATTTCTCACCACGATCAACCAGGGCGGCTTCGCGATGTACGCGCTGCTCGTGCTCTCGATCGTCGCGGTCGCCATCGTGATCGAGCGGCTGCTGTTCTTCTCGAGCCAGCACTCCGACTCGAAGGGCCTGCTCAAGGCGATCGGCGATCGTATCGCCGCCGACGATCTCCCCGGCGCCATCACGATCTGCCGCCAGAACAAGGGCATGCTCCCGAAGATCCTGGAGTTTGGACTCCAGCGCGGTGAAAAAAATCGCGCCGACATCACCGATGCGCTCTCGATCGCGCTGATGGAGAACCTGAACTCGCTCGAGCGCAACCTCGGCGTCATCGGCACCATCGCCGTCATCGCGCCGTTCGTCGGTCTGTTCGGGACGGTGCTCGGCATCATCCGCGCCTTCCAGGACATCGCGCTCAAAGGCAACTCGACCCCGGCGGTCGTTGCGGCGGGCGTCTCGGAAGCGCTGATCACGACCGCGGCCGGCCTGTTCGTCGCCGTCGTCTCCGTGATCTTCTTCAACTACTTCAAGACGCGCATCAAGGCGTACAACCAGGAGATGATCGTCGCGAGCAACCAGCTCGCCGAGATGCTCCACTTCCACAACACCGGTGCGGCGATCCCCACGGATCTCTATCAGCCGGCCAAGTAG
- a CDS encoding tetratricopeptide repeat protein: protein MAVRTSRLLAASSLAALAATPFAAHAQTSQFYTPPKLVKQGSATSPVTGSGAVTIQVFVKKNGTIGTTRVVKSTNHGDDAPALEIARSSTYKPGLKDGKAGDYFYTMKLRFSGNSVVNDTGTSSNQLIQANALIRANKFSDAKTILQSYLASHPSDKDGQALLGVADSYLNDSAGAAAAFDAAGTIPDRFKVVAAKAYADAAVDALKAKNNDQAIALSDKALALQVNVNTLFIRGTAYANAQKYTQAIGDLEKAKAQATGGHADAATLNAIDSSLVTAYLFGGQPDKGLALAQELKRRDPSNTRVDDAIASYYNQQAVAAVKAGRKADAVAMLEKAAQSTPSQAPVLYVQAANLLAQGDKPDWKAVKAEADKALAINASDPHANYVAGIALANQSDTKNAIAYLQKAKANAPASDTQFNADIDTALKKLGAAK, encoded by the coding sequence ATGGCCGTTCGGACGTCTCGCCTGCTCGCTGCATCGTCGCTCGCCGCCCTCGCCGCAACGCCGTTTGCGGCGCACGCGCAGACCTCGCAGTTCTACACTCCGCCCAAGCTCGTCAAACAGGGTTCGGCGACGTCACCGGTGACGGGGAGCGGTGCGGTGACGATCCAGGTCTTCGTGAAGAAGAACGGCACGATCGGCACGACGCGCGTCGTGAAATCGACGAATCACGGCGACGACGCCCCCGCACTCGAGATCGCGCGGTCGTCGACCTACAAGCCGGGGCTCAAGGACGGCAAAGCCGGCGACTACTTCTACACGATGAAGCTGCGTTTCAGCGGCAACAGCGTCGTGAACGACACGGGGACGTCGTCGAACCAGCTCATTCAAGCCAACGCGCTGATCCGCGCCAACAAGTTCTCCGACGCGAAGACGATCCTGCAGTCGTATCTCGCGAGTCATCCCTCCGATAAGGACGGGCAGGCGCTGCTCGGCGTCGCCGACTCGTACCTGAACGACTCCGCCGGCGCGGCCGCCGCGTTCGATGCCGCCGGCACGATCCCCGATCGCTTCAAGGTCGTCGCGGCGAAGGCGTACGCCGACGCCGCGGTCGACGCGCTCAAGGCAAAGAACAACGATCAGGCGATCGCGCTCTCCGACAAGGCGCTGGCGCTCCAGGTCAACGTCAACACGCTGTTCATCCGAGGCACGGCGTACGCGAACGCGCAGAAGTACACGCAGGCGATCGGCGATCTCGAGAAGGCCAAGGCGCAGGCGACGGGCGGGCACGCCGACGCCGCGACGCTCAACGCAATCGACTCGTCGCTGGTGACGGCGTACCTCTTCGGCGGTCAGCCCGACAAGGGGCTTGCGCTGGCGCAGGAGCTCAAGCGCCGCGACCCCTCGAACACGCGCGTCGACGACGCGATCGCATCGTACTATAACCAGCAGGCCGTCGCGGCGGTGAAGGCCGGACGCAAAGCCGATGCCGTCGCGATGCTCGAAAAAGCGGCGCAGTCGACGCCTTCGCAGGCGCCGGTCCTCTACGTTCAGGCCGCGAATCTGCTCGCGCAAGGCGACAAGCCGGACTGGAAAGCGGTGAAAGCCGAGGCCGACAAGGCGCTCGCGATCAACGCGTCCGACCCGCACGCCAACTACGTGGCGGGGATCGCGCTGGCGAATCAGAGCGACACGAAGAACGCGATCGCGTACCTGCAGAAGGCGAAGGCGAACGCCCCGGCGTCCGACACGCAGTTCAACGCCGACATCGACACCGCGCTGAAGAAGCTGGGCGCCGCCAAGTGA
- the aroH gene encoding chorismate mutase, producing MRGIRGAITVARDEPALILDATERLLRAIVERNGFAPADVGSALFTVTPDLVSEFPAAAARRMGWTLVPLLNFTEIGVPGRLERCIRVLVHINTEMTQDAIEHVYLEGAVVLRPDLTGR from the coding sequence ATGCGCGGGATCCGCGGCGCGATCACCGTCGCGCGCGACGAGCCGGCGCTCATCTTGGATGCGACCGAGCGATTGTTGCGTGCGATCGTCGAACGAAACGGCTTCGCGCCCGCCGACGTGGGCTCGGCGCTGTTCACCGTCACGCCCGATCTCGTCTCCGAGTTTCCGGCGGCTGCGGCGCGCCGGATGGGCTGGACGCTCGTCCCGCTGTTGAACTTTACCGAGATCGGGGTACCCGGTCGTTTGGAGCGGTGCATTCGCGTCCTCGTGCACATCAACACCGAGATGACGCAGGACGCGATCGAGCACGTGTACCTCGAGGGTGCGGTCGTGCTCCGCCCCGATTTGACCGGAAGGTGA
- a CDS encoding pseudouridine synthase yields the protein MRLQKYLAAAGIASRRRAEDLIVAGRVRVGGRVVRELGTSVGDDALVEVDGRVVRPVAAHTYVVLHKPVGVMTTMRDPEGRRTVADLIRRAGIAARVVPVGRLDYDTSGVLLLTDDGELANILTHPRYGVEKTYRATLRGRLESDAVERILRGVRLEEGRAAPAQLRVVAVRRDVSLVDLTLHEGRNRQVRRMFEALDHPVVALARLRFGPISLGELAPGATRAVSERELAALHRIAGASDDEEEPA from the coding sequence CTGCGACTGCAGAAGTATCTCGCGGCGGCCGGCATCGCGTCGCGGCGCCGCGCGGAAGATCTGATCGTCGCCGGCCGCGTGCGCGTCGGCGGCCGCGTCGTGCGCGAGCTCGGCACGAGCGTCGGCGACGACGCACTCGTCGAAGTCGACGGACGCGTCGTCCGGCCCGTCGCCGCCCACACGTACGTCGTGCTGCACAAACCCGTCGGCGTGATGACGACGATGCGGGATCCCGAGGGTCGCCGCACCGTCGCCGATTTGATCCGGCGCGCGGGGATCGCGGCGCGCGTCGTCCCCGTCGGACGGCTCGATTACGACACCAGCGGCGTTCTGCTGCTCACCGACGACGGCGAACTCGCCAACATCCTCACCCATCCGCGCTACGGCGTCGAGAAGACGTACCGTGCGACCCTGCGCGGACGGCTCGAGTCCGACGCGGTCGAGCGGATCCTGCGCGGGGTGCGTCTCGAAGAAGGCCGCGCCGCGCCGGCGCAGTTGCGGGTCGTCGCGGTCCGCCGCGACGTCTCGCTGGTCGACCTCACGCTGCACGAAGGCCGCAACCGCCAAGTCCGCCGGATGTTCGAGGCGCTCGACCATCCCGTCGTCGCGCTCGCGCGGCTGCGGTTCGGGCCGATCTCGCTGGGCGAGCTCGCGCCGGGCGCGACGCGCGCCGTCTCCGAGCGCGAGCTCGCGGCCCTGCACCGCATCGCGGGCGCATCCGACGACGAGGAGGAGCCGGCGTGA
- the rho gene encoding transcription termination factor Rho, whose translation MLNSGASRGPVSRRPSRSSALRADVRPRQPRRTGPVARIAPSPRGSTSLQFDNRPQNNGRPEGGGRRRRSRRNRNRFNDGAAPSQQQDVFTQPEFPQPVGPPLLSAEQLTEMSKAELNELAKTFEIENPTKIKKDDLVKQIVEIQAQRSGLEKANGVLDVLPEGYGFLRRDGYLVGAEDIYISQSQIRRFELRRGDLVAGQVRRPKENEKYYGIVKVETVNGLSPEQIAGRRVFDDLGAEPPSQRFTLDGRGDLATRALDLFAPLGKGQRALAIAPPRSNEAALLLRIAKGIEAHHPDAQVIVLLIDERPEAVTHLQRTLDVEVVATTFEEHADNHVATAELVFERAKRVAELGGDAVVLVSSFSRLVRAYATLAHHKGSFAQLDPAVIQRAKRLFGTARAVEGGGSLTVVATIGAGSSAFDALVLEELAPAANAEIVLSRELVDVRAYPPVDLLRSSNWYEEQLLSEIAAHKVADLRRALAGVSTFEASERIYAALGRTKTNEEFLTSLDLKKV comes from the coding sequence GTGCTAAACTCCGGGGCGTCGCGCGGTCCCGTATCGCGTCGACCTTCGCGTTCCTCGGCGCTGCGCGCTGACGTGCGGCCCCGGCAGCCTCGCCGGACGGGCCCCGTCGCGCGGATCGCCCCGTCTCCCCGAGGGAGCACTTCGCTGCAGTTCGACAATCGTCCCCAGAACAACGGTCGCCCCGAGGGCGGAGGCCGTCGCCGCCGCTCGCGGCGGAACCGCAACCGCTTCAACGACGGCGCGGCTCCGTCGCAGCAGCAGGACGTCTTCACCCAGCCCGAGTTTCCGCAGCCGGTGGGACCGCCGCTGCTTTCCGCCGAGCAGTTGACGGAGATGAGCAAAGCCGAGCTCAACGAGCTCGCGAAGACCTTCGAGATCGAGAATCCGACGAAGATCAAAAAAGACGATCTGGTCAAGCAGATCGTCGAGATCCAAGCGCAGCGCAGCGGCTTGGAGAAGGCCAACGGCGTCCTCGACGTCCTTCCCGAGGGGTACGGCTTCTTGCGGCGCGACGGCTATCTGGTCGGCGCCGAAGACATCTACATCTCGCAGTCGCAGATCCGGCGCTTCGAACTGCGCCGCGGCGATCTGGTGGCGGGTCAAGTCCGCCGTCCCAAGGAGAACGAGAAGTACTACGGCATCGTGAAGGTGGAGACGGTCAACGGCCTCTCGCCGGAGCAGATCGCCGGCCGGCGCGTCTTCGACGACCTCGGCGCCGAGCCGCCGTCGCAGCGCTTCACCCTTGATGGACGCGGCGATCTCGCGACCCGCGCGCTCGATCTGTTCGCGCCGCTCGGAAAGGGCCAGCGCGCGCTCGCGATCGCACCGCCGCGCAGCAACGAGGCGGCGCTGCTGCTGCGCATCGCGAAGGGGATCGAAGCGCATCACCCCGACGCTCAGGTCATCGTGCTGCTGATCGACGAGCGCCCCGAGGCGGTCACGCATTTGCAGCGCACGCTCGACGTCGAAGTGGTCGCGACGACCTTCGAAGAGCACGCCGACAACCACGTCGCAACCGCCGAACTCGTCTTTGAGCGCGCGAAACGCGTCGCCGAACTCGGAGGCGACGCGGTCGTCCTCGTCTCGTCGTTCAGCCGGCTCGTCCGCGCGTACGCGACCCTCGCGCATCACAAAGGAAGCTTCGCCCAGCTCGATCCCGCCGTCATCCAACGCGCGAAGCGGCTGTTCGGAACCGCACGCGCGGTCGAAGGCGGCGGTTCGCTGACGGTCGTTGCGACGATCGGTGCCGGATCGTCGGCTTTCGACGCGCTGGTGCTCGAAGAGCTCGCGCCCGCAGCGAACGCGGAGATCGTGCTCTCCCGCGAACTGGTCGACGTGCGCGCGTATCCGCCGGTCGATCTGCTCCGCAGCTCCAATTGGTACGAAGAGCAGCTGCTCAGCGAGATCGCGGCGCACAAGGTCGCCGATCTGCGCCGCGCACTCGCCGGCGTCTCAACGTTCGAAGCCTCGGAGCGCATCTATGCCGCGCTGGGCCGGACGAAAACGAACGAGGAGTTTCTGACCTCGCTCGATCTCAAGAAGGTGTAG
- a CDS encoding DNA-3-methyladenine glycosylase: MKRTNSPRAQAPRSPSASPPPPSARGGAAFEPRLVRADLPHETVALARALIGTLLVREREGELLVGRIVETEAYLPHDPASHAFRGETSRNRAMFGHPLHAYVYFVYGANWCLNITSEAHGIGAAALVRACEPVAGLTTMHALRGRTLPDRELARGPGNVCRAFAIGPAFDGADLECDPALWLARGDRPVEIGTSVRIGLTKAAEMPLRFYARGSRSVSGPRALSP, encoded by the coding sequence TTGAAACGCACGAACTCACCTCGCGCGCAAGCACCGAGATCGCCCTCCGCAAGCCCGCCGCCGCCTAGCGCGCGCGGCGGAGCGGCGTTCGAGCCGCGGCTCGTCCGCGCCGATCTTCCGCACGAGACCGTCGCCTTGGCCCGCGCCCTGATCGGCACGCTGCTCGTCCGGGAGCGTGAAGGCGAGCTGCTCGTGGGCCGGATCGTCGAAACCGAGGCGTATCTGCCGCACGATCCGGCGTCTCACGCCTTTCGCGGCGAGACGTCGCGGAATCGTGCGATGTTCGGTCACCCGCTGCACGCGTACGTCTACTTCGTCTATGGTGCGAACTGGTGTCTCAACATCACCAGCGAAGCGCACGGGATCGGCGCGGCCGCGCTGGTCCGCGCGTGCGAACCGGTCGCGGGGCTGACGACCATGCACGCGCTGCGCGGACGGACGCTCCCCGATCGCGAGCTCGCTCGCGGTCCGGGCAACGTGTGCCGCGCGTTCGCGATCGGCCCGGCGTTCGACGGCGCCGATCTCGAATGCGATCCCGCGCTCTGGCTCGCGCGCGGCGATCGTCCGGTCGAGATCGGAACGAGCGTGCGGATCGGACTGACCAAGGCGGCGGAGATGCCGCTGCGGTTCTATGCGCGCGGCAGCCGCAGCGTGAGCGGGCCTCGCGCCTTGTCGCCGTGA